The Cryptomeria japonica chromosome 9, Sugi_1.0, whole genome shotgun sequence DNA segment TGCACATTACACAATTCTTGGTCTTTCTCTCTCAAAATGTTTGTTTCATCAAGCTTATTTTGTAGCCGTATAAAAGTCTTTTCCAACTCATATTTTTCATGTTCTGATTGGGAGCACAAATCCTCATGCTTATTGCTTAACATTCTCGCTTCATTAAGCTCATTTTGCAGTTTTGCAATTGTAACTTCAAATTCTCCCTTAGAAGTATTCCACATGTGCTTATCTTCAGCCAATTTTTCCTTTAATTGTTTAATTTCATTAATggatttattaaaattattttgtaGCCTTGCAACAGAGTTTTCAAATTTTGCCTTACAAGCTTCCCACAAGCGGCAATCTTCTCTCATCTGTGCATGCAATTCCTTATTCCTATCGTTGCATTCTTTCAGTTTGTCTTCCAACTCATATTATTCATCTCTTAAATGGGCCCACAGAGCTTTATATTCCTGGATCAATGTCTCTTTCTCATACTGCACAACTGCAACTCTGCTTTCCAAATCCTCCTTATTACAAACCCACAATAGCTGGTCTtctttaatttttgtatttaatttccCAATACTGTCACTGCATTGTTTCAACTTATTTCCTATCCGATTGTTTTCTTCTCTGAGCACCTTACACAGCTCTTGGTCTTTCACTGTCAAAATCTTTGTTTCATCAAGTTCATTTTGTAGCCCTATAAGAGTCTTTTCcaaatcatttttttcttgttCTGATTGAGACCACAAATCTTCATGCTTCTGGCTTAGCATCCTCGCTTCGTTGAGCTCATTTTGCAGTTTTGCAATTGTAATTTCAAATTCTCTCTTATAACTATCCCACTTGTGCCTATCTTCAGCCAATTTTTCCTTTAATTGCTGAATTTCATTAATAGATTGATTAAGATTATTTTCCAACTCAGTTTTTTCCTGTTCTGATTGAGTACACAAATCTTCATGGTTCTGGCTTAACATTCTCGCTTCATTAAGCTCATTTTGCAGTTTTGCAAATGTAACTTCAAATTCTCGCTTAGATATATCCCACAAGTGCCCTTCTTCAGCTATTTTATCCTTTAATTGTTTAGCTTCATTGATGGATTGATGAAAATTAGTTTCCATCTCACTTTTTGCTCTACTTATTTCATTGTATAAGACTTGATTATTGTGGGCCAGAATCTTTGTTTCATTAAGCTTTTTCTGCAGCTTTATTACTGTACCTTCTAAATTCGCCTTACAAGTATCCCAAAGCCAACCATTTTCAGTCACTTTGGCATGTAATTCCTCATTCGTATCGTCCAAGTCTTTCAACTCGTCTTCCAATTTTGTTTTCTCATGCCTTAGTTGAATGCATACTTCTTCATGTTTCAGGCTCAACAATCTTGTTTCTTTGAGCTCATTTTGCAGCCCTGCAACAGTGGCTTCCAACTCTGTCTTAGAAGAATCCCACAAGAACCCACGTTCAGCCAATTTTGCCTTCAATTCTTCAGTCTCATCATTGCATTCTGTTACCTTATTTTGCATTTCGTTCTTTTCTTTCATTAATTCAGAGCGCAATTCTTCATGTTTCTTAATCAAAATTCTTGCTTCATTAAGATCACCTTCGAGCTGTAAAACTTTTTCTTCCAAATCAGTTTTTGCTTGTCTCAGCTCACTGCACAGTTCTTCACGTCCTTGGCTGAATACCCTTGCTTCATTAAGCTCATTTTGTAGCTCTGAAACCTGTTTTTCCAACTTCTCCTGACAAGAATCCCACAACAGCTTATCTTCAGTCATCTTTGCATTCAATTTCTTAGTAGTATCATTGATTTTTATGAACTTATTTTCTATCTCAATTTTTTCTTGCCTCAATTTAGTCAACAATTCTTGGTGTTTCTGGCTAGATTTTCTTTCGTCAAGGATCTCATTTTGTAGCTGTGCAACTTTTCCTTTCAAATTCGCCCTACACGAATCCCACAATCCCTTATCCTCAGCCATCTTTGCTTTTAATTTCATAGCACCATCATTGCattttttcaattcatttttgtcATTTCTGTAGCTAGTGTACAAGTCCTCATGTTTCTGGCTCAATACATTTCTTTCCTTCACTACAGTGTCAAGCTTAGTTTGTACCTCCACAATTGTCTCTTCCAGTTTTGTCTTGGAAGCATCCCACAAGTTCCTATCTTCAGTTCCTATAATCACATCATTGGATTTTTTCAAATCATTTTCCAACTCGTTTTTTCCCTGCCCTAACTCTGAAATTGTACTCTTCATCTTTTTCTCATAAGAAATCCACTTGTTTTTATCTGAAGTGATTGTTTCAAGCAATTTGTTATTGGCATCATCACACATTATCAATTTGTTTTTCAACCCATCTATTTCTTTTCTATCATTGGTAATTGTAGTCAGTAAACGTTCATTCAGGCTTTTCGAATTTGTCATCTCATTCTGCAGCTCCGCGACTTTTTTGTAACCCTATAAGAATCAACAATTAGTCTGTTTTTTAATTATTCTAGGAGGAATTTTGTAAGGTATTTCATGTCACTTTGGaatgaaataaaatttatattGTATTGTTCAAATGCAAGGCA contains these protein-coding regions:
- the LOC131054165 gene encoding uncharacterized protein LOC131054165, yielding MVIKMQGQSVHTSCDIPLAAFYMTTPSYQGLVTLERERARVVDEQYDYIFAGYKKVAELQNEMTNSKSLNERLLTTITNDRKEIDGLKNKLIMCDDANNKLLETITSDKNKWISYEKKMKSTISELGQGKNELENDLKKSNDVIIGTEDRNLWDASKTKLEETIVEVQTKLDTVVKERNVLSQKHEDLYTSYRNDKNELKKCNDGAMKLKAKMAEDKGLWDSCRANLKGKVAQLQNEILDERKSSQKHQELLTKLRQEKIEIENKFIKINDTTKKLNAKMTEDKLLWDSCQEKLEKQVSELQNELNEARVFSQGREELCSELRQAKTDLEEKVLQLEGDLNEARILIKKHEELRSELMKEKNEMQNKVTECNDETEELKAKLAERGFLWDSSKTELEATVAGLQNELKETRLLSLKHEEVCIQLRHEKTKLEDELKDLDDTNEELHAKVTENGWLWDTCKANLEGTVIKLQKKLNETKILAHNNQVLYNEISRAKSEMETNFHQSINEAKQLKDKIAEEGHLWDISKREFEVTFAKLQNELNEARMLSQNHEDLCTQSEQEKTELENNLNQSINEIQQLKEKLAEDRHKWDSYKREFEITIAKLQNELNEARMLSQKHEDLWSQSEQEKNDLEKTLIGLQNELDETKILTVKDQELCKVLREENNRIGNKLKQCSDSIGKLNTKIKEDQLLWVCNKEDLESRVAVVQYEKETLIQEYKALWAHLRDE